One genomic window of Halobellus limi includes the following:
- a CDS encoding NUDIX domain-containing protein — MAHVVTCFVRERGKVLLTRRSDAVGTYRGRWAGVSGYVEEEADGVDSPDADYDSLDADSDPLDAERDARRELREEVGLTAEDLELVRTGEPVAVDDEQGSFVVHPFLFESDTREVTTNEELAEVEWVDPTAILERETVPRLWETWRRVAPTVETVREDRTHGSAWISARALEVLRDAAAEAGVRADEDGSAETANRADVLDVADDLRGARPEMAAVANRVNRVVARTLRARDDPERLVERAIEALEAAFEADSAAARTAATRLRDADATAVATLSRSGTVREAIAELTAGGDRPLSELVVAESRPECEGVAVAEWAARETNASVTLTTEAALPTALADRGVDAVVVGADSILPNGDVVNKTGTRVLALAARELDAPVYAVASKDKVRPAGEEEGDGTNDGEGDDAQADVPDVESPAENVYDGDADVSVHAPTFEVTPAALVDGIATEEGLLDPEEVRRIAERHAENAARVG, encoded by the coding sequence ATGGCTCACGTCGTCACGTGCTTCGTCCGTGAGCGGGGGAAGGTGCTTCTCACCCGGCGGAGCGACGCTGTCGGCACGTATCGGGGGCGCTGGGCGGGCGTCTCGGGATACGTCGAGGAGGAAGCCGACGGGGTCGACTCCCCCGACGCCGATTACGACTCTCTCGACGCCGATTCCGACCCCCTCGACGCCGAGCGCGACGCCCGCCGCGAACTCCGCGAGGAGGTCGGCCTGACGGCCGAGGACCTCGAACTCGTCCGGACCGGCGAGCCGGTCGCCGTCGACGACGAGCAGGGCTCCTTCGTCGTTCACCCGTTCCTCTTCGAGAGCGACACCCGCGAGGTGACGACGAACGAGGAACTCGCCGAAGTCGAGTGGGTCGACCCGACCGCGATTCTGGAGAGAGAGACCGTCCCGCGGCTCTGGGAAACCTGGCGGCGGGTCGCTCCGACCGTCGAGACGGTTCGTGAGGACCGAACCCACGGGTCGGCGTGGATCTCCGCCCGCGCGCTCGAAGTCCTCCGCGACGCGGCCGCGGAGGCGGGCGTGCGTGCGGACGAGGACGGGAGTGCGGAAACGGCGAACCGGGCGGACGTCCTCGATGTCGCGGACGACCTCCGCGGGGCCCGCCCCGAGATGGCGGCGGTCGCGAACCGCGTGAACCGCGTCGTCGCCCGGACGCTCCGCGCCCGCGACGATCCCGAGCGCCTCGTCGAACGGGCCATCGAGGCACTCGAAGCGGCGTTCGAGGCCGACTCGGCGGCGGCGAGGACGGCCGCGACGCGACTCCGGGACGCGGACGCGACCGCGGTCGCGACGCTCTCGCGGTCCGGCACGGTTAGGGAGGCGATTGCGGAACTGACCGCCGGCGGCGATCGGCCCCTCTCCGAACTCGTCGTCGCCGAGTCGCGCCCCGAGTGCGAGGGCGTCGCCGTCGCGGAGTGGGCCGCCCGCGAGACGAACGCGTCGGTGACGCTGACGACGGAGGCCGCGCTCCCGACGGCGCTCGCCGACCGCGGCGTCGACGCCGTCGTCGTCGGTGCCGACTCGATCCTGCCGAACGGCGACGTGGTGAACAAGACCGGGACGCGCGTGCTCGCCCTCGCGGCGCGGGAACTCGACGCTCCCGTCTACGCGGTCGCCTCGAAGGACAAGGTGCGGCCGGCGGGCGAAGAAGAGGGCGACGGCACGAACGACGGCGAGGGCGACGACGCGCAAGCGGACGTTCCCGACGTCGAATCGCCCGCCGAGAACGTATACGACGGCGACGCCGACGTCTCGGTCCACGCGCCCACGTTCGAGGTGACGCCCGCCGCGCTCGTCGACGGAATCGCCACCGAAGAGGGTCTGTTGGACCCCGAGGAGGTACGACGAATCGCCGAAAGGCACGCCGAGAACGCCGCCCGGGTGGGATGA
- the engB gene encoding GTP-binding protein EngB, with translation MFEDRPDREEVVLVGRSNVGKSTLMRELTGHSKFTTGQKPGVTRSPNHFDWVSENFMFTDLPGFGFMSGVEEEHREQIKTDLVRYIESNADDVLAAVLVVDGKSVIDIIDRHSGPDEIPHDVELFHFLWDLEVPTIVAVNKMDKVDDRDERLDDLCDRLGLHPPWKQWRETIAPISAKRGDIDALNEALRTQFHEQKRDDLLKFVS, from the coding sequence ATGTTCGAAGATCGCCCGGACCGCGAGGAGGTCGTCCTCGTCGGCCGGTCGAACGTCGGGAAGTCGACGCTGATGCGGGAGCTGACCGGCCACTCGAAGTTCACGACCGGGCAGAAACCCGGCGTGACGCGGTCGCCGAATCACTTCGACTGGGTCTCGGAGAACTTCATGTTCACCGACCTCCCCGGCTTCGGATTCATGTCCGGCGTCGAGGAGGAACACCGCGAGCAGATCAAGACCGACCTCGTTCGCTACATCGAGTCGAACGCCGACGACGTCCTCGCGGCCGTGCTCGTCGTCGACGGCAAGAGCGTGATCGACATCATCGATCGGCACTCGGGTCCCGACGAGATCCCCCACGACGTCGAACTGTTTCACTTCCTGTGGGACCTGGAGGTCCCGACGATCGTCGCCGTCAACAAGATGGACAAGGTCGACGACCGCGACGAGCGGCTCGACGACCTCTGCGACCGCCTCGGCCTCCATCCGCCGTGGAAGCAGTGGCGCGAGACCATCGCACCGATCAGCGCGAAGCGCGGCGACATCGACGCGCTGAACGAGGCGCTGCGGACGCAGTTTCACGAGCAGAAGCGCGACGACCTGTTGAAGTTCGTCAGCTGA
- a CDS encoding redoxin domain-containing protein has product MVDVGDEAPDFTLPLAGGEAYNDMEPFTLSEAIPDGPIVLAFYPAAFTSGCTEEMCSFRDSMGLFDDLDAQVYGVSVDLPFSQNVWIREEGLNFPMLSDWDHEVIYEYDVVLDGMYGMLEVAERSVFVVDTDGVVAYKWVKDGENPDFDELVVEVAEAVEDAATA; this is encoded by the coding sequence ATGGTCGACGTCGGAGACGAGGCACCCGACTTCACGCTGCCGCTGGCCGGCGGCGAGGCGTACAACGACATGGAACCGTTCACGCTCTCCGAGGCGATCCCGGACGGGCCGATCGTTCTGGCGTTCTATCCGGCCGCCTTCACCAGCGGCTGCACCGAAGAGATGTGCTCCTTCCGTGACTCGATGGGGCTGTTCGACGACCTCGACGCGCAGGTGTACGGCGTGAGCGTCGACCTCCCGTTCTCGCAGAACGTCTGGATCCGCGAGGAGGGACTGAACTTCCCGATGCTCTCCGATTGGGACCACGAGGTGATCTACGAGTACGACGTCGTCCTCGACGGAATGTACGGGATGCTCGAAGTCGCAGAGCGGAGCGTCTTCGTCGTCGACACCGACGGAGTGGTGGCTTACAAGTGGGTCAAAGACGGGGAAAACCCCGACTTCGACGAACTCGTCGTGGAGGTCGCGGAGGCAGTCGAAGACGCCGCGACGGCGTGA
- a CDS encoding NUDIX hydrolase yields the protein MTDDGRRHESLPEPEWPVRESATEYETGWYTGGYDLVEQPNGSTKRYYWAELATAVVVVAVEDDSLVFVEQYRPTIRETQLELPAGIVEAGESFTAAAARELREETGFEAESTALLEDFWCSTGVLRHRRGLVFATDLTPVERDLDENEFLSVHSVPVTEALDVARSSSMNDATLEGVLLAREEGLLP from the coding sequence ATGACCGACGACGGACGCAGACACGAGTCCCTGCCCGAACCGGAGTGGCCCGTCCGCGAGTCCGCGACGGAGTACGAGACGGGGTGGTACACCGGCGGCTACGACCTCGTCGAGCAGCCGAACGGGTCGACGAAGCGGTACTACTGGGCTGAACTCGCCACCGCGGTCGTCGTCGTCGCCGTCGAGGACGACTCGCTGGTGTTCGTCGAACAGTACCGACCGACGATCCGAGAGACGCAACTGGAGCTCCCGGCGGGAATCGTCGAGGCGGGCGAGTCGTTCACGGCTGCCGCGGCGCGGGAACTCCGCGAGGAGACGGGGTTCGAGGCGGAGAGTACCGCGCTGCTGGAGGATTTCTGGTGTTCGACCGGCGTGCTCAGACACCGCCGCGGGCTGGTCTTCGCGACGGACCTCACGCCCGTCGAACGCGACCTCGACGAGAACGAGTTCCTCTCAGTGCACTCCGTTCCGGTGACGGAGGCGCTCGACGTCGCGCGCTCGTCGTCGATGAACGACGCGACGCTGGAAGGCGTGCTGCTGGCCCGCGAGGAGGGACTCCTCCCGTGA
- a CDS encoding DUF5809 family protein: protein METEGTLSPESIAEATEAFESAGPTAQQVVREAAKAMEFDREEYRERVTGEVVERARNVVFAERLAVTVGTREEFDEWLETNSDYEVIELGSEDVDRVVWHAAPFAETVVAATYQNEREAAVGTLRRQAFARVYRPRFEDGEDADPTSAGSTAEE from the coding sequence ATGGAGACCGAGGGAACGCTGTCGCCGGAATCGATCGCGGAGGCGACTGAGGCCTTCGAGTCCGCCGGTCCGACCGCACAGCAGGTCGTCCGGGAGGCGGCGAAGGCGATGGAGTTCGACCGCGAGGAGTACCGCGAGCGGGTGACAGGCGAGGTCGTCGAACGGGCGCGGAACGTCGTCTTCGCCGAGCGACTCGCCGTCACCGTCGGCACCCGCGAGGAGTTCGACGAGTGGCTGGAGACTAACTCCGACTACGAGGTGATCGAACTCGGCAGCGAGGACGTCGACCGCGTCGTCTGGCACGCCGCCCCGTTCGCCGAGACGGTCGTCGCCGCGACCTACCAGAACGAGCGCGAGGCGGCCGTGGGAACGCTCCGCCGGCAGGCCTTCGCTCGGGTCTACCGGCCGCGGTTCGAGGACGGGGAGGACGCCGACCCGACGTCAGCCGGGTCGACCGCCGAGGAGTGA
- a CDS encoding DUF5810 domain-containing protein: MGFACPVCEIPQQDATHLANHLAFTAMVHGDEHEAWLDEHVDDWSAHGEEELAPKVAELAEETDYEQVFEDTVHDHGHGGHDHGHRQPGVEGTRPAGIDPEAAAAAGAGTLDEEARDVLEEARAMTAEMLDGEGDEDDSRSSAEGSETEDPGDEAGDANSDAV; encoded by the coding sequence ATGGGTTTCGCCTGTCCCGTCTGTGAGATCCCCCAGCAGGACGCGACGCACCTCGCGAACCATCTGGCGTTCACCGCGATGGTCCACGGCGACGAGCACGAGGCGTGGCTCGACGAACACGTCGACGACTGGTCGGCGCACGGCGAGGAGGAACTCGCGCCGAAGGTGGCCGAACTCGCCGAGGAGACGGACTACGAGCAGGTGTTCGAGGACACCGTCCACGACCACGGTCACGGCGGCCACGACCACGGGCACCGGCAGCCGGGGGTCGAGGGTACCCGGCCGGCCGGCATCGACCCGGAGGCCGCGGCGGCGGCCGGCGCGGGGACGCTCGACGAGGAGGCGAGAGACGTGCTCGAAGAGGCGCGGGCGATGACCGCCGAGATGCTCGACGGCGAGGGGGACGAAGACGATTCGAGATCGTCCGCCGAGGGGAGCGAGACGGAAGACCCGGGCGACGAGGCGGGCGATGCGAACAGCGACGCCGTGTGA
- a CDS encoding GNAT family N-acetyltransferase: MGATPAVTVRPADRADLLDVLRIERNAFSEPWPYAAFESVLDAPAFLVAVGPGVDGDDTLLGYVVGDVMPNNGRDIGHIKDLAVRPDARGEGVGRRLLREALFGLALAGAVVVKLEVREGNDAARSLYREEGFEPTRRVPRYYGDGEDALILVVDVEAWRSAE; the protein is encoded by the coding sequence ATCGGTGCGACGCCGGCCGTCACCGTCCGGCCCGCCGACCGCGCCGACTTGCTCGACGTGCTCCGAATCGAGCGGAACGCCTTCTCGGAGCCGTGGCCCTACGCCGCGTTCGAGTCGGTGCTGGACGCGCCGGCGTTCTTAGTCGCCGTCGGACCGGGCGTCGACGGCGACGACACCCTGCTTGGCTACGTCGTCGGCGACGTGATGCCCAACAACGGTCGCGACATCGGTCACATCAAGGACCTCGCGGTCCGCCCGGACGCGCGCGGCGAGGGGGTCGGCCGTCGCCTCCTGCGCGAGGCCCTCTTCGGGCTCGCGCTCGCCGGCGCGGTGGTTGTGAAGCTCGAAGTTCGCGAGGGCAACGACGCCGCTCGCTCGCTGTACCGCGAGGAGGGCTTCGAGCCGACGCGGCGCGTGCCGCGCTACTACGGCGACGGCGAAGACGCGCTGATCCTCGTCGTCGACGTCGAGGCGTGGCGCTCCGCGGAGTGA
- a CDS encoding aconitate hydratase, translating to MGQTLTEKILDDHLVEGDLEPGEEIGIEIDQVLAQDTTGTMVWLQFEALELDEVQTELAAQYCDHQTYQFDFKNTDDHRFLRSAAGTYGAYFSRPGNGICHNVHKENFAAPGKTLLGSDSHTPTPGGLGQLAIGAGGLDISVAMGGGAYFVEMPEVVNVRLEGELPEWSSAKDVILEMLRRLSVKGGVGKVFEYTGPGVETLSVPERTTITNMGTELGATSSIFPTDEKTRDYLARQGREDEYVELSPDEDAEYADEVVIDLSEIEPLVAKPSMPDNVVPVREVAGESVEQVIVGSCTNGGYEDILPAAKMLEGREVDMKTEMIVAPGSKQASEILSRQGWTAEMMAAGVNFSEATCGACIGIGHVPSSDSVSVRTFNRNFEGRSGIEDDSVFLASPEVAAAAAIKGELVDPRDLADELGDLEAPGVELPEKYDGSKTDIIEPEEAVDDGLVKGPNIGSAPIGEPLEADIEGEVLLKMEDNITTDHIIPATSDILKYRSNIEKLSEFTLSRVDDTFAQRALDADGGVLVAGENYGQGSSREHAAMCPQYLGIEAVLAQSFARIHKANLFNFGIVPLAIDEETYERIDQGDDVEIVTDVAEAVAAGETEFTIRVNGDWEATAELDASERERGILEAGGKLRLTKEQYADEGSSGATPADD from the coding sequence ATGGGACAGACGCTCACGGAAAAAATCCTCGACGACCACCTCGTCGAGGGCGACCTCGAACCCGGAGAGGAGATCGGGATCGAGATCGACCAGGTGCTCGCACAGGACACGACCGGTACGATGGTGTGGCTGCAGTTCGAGGCGCTGGAACTCGACGAGGTCCAGACGGAGCTGGCGGCGCAGTACTGCGACCACCAGACCTACCAGTTCGACTTCAAGAACACCGACGACCACCGCTTCCTGCGCTCGGCGGCCGGGACCTACGGCGCGTACTTCTCCCGTCCGGGCAACGGCATCTGCCACAACGTCCACAAGGAGAACTTCGCCGCGCCCGGTAAGACGCTGCTCGGCTCGGACTCCCACACGCCGACGCCCGGCGGCCTCGGCCAGCTCGCGATCGGTGCGGGCGGCCTCGACATCTCCGTCGCGATGGGCGGCGGCGCGTACTTCGTCGAGATGCCGGAAGTCGTCAACGTCCGGCTCGAAGGCGAACTCCCCGAGTGGTCCAGCGCGAAGGACGTCATCCTCGAGATGCTGCGACGCCTCTCGGTGAAGGGCGGCGTCGGCAAGGTCTTCGAGTACACCGGCCCCGGCGTCGAGACGCTCTCGGTTCCGGAGCGGACGACGATCACCAACATGGGGACGGAACTCGGCGCGACCTCCTCGATCTTCCCGACCGACGAGAAGACGAGAGACTACCTCGCACGACAGGGCCGCGAGGACGAGTACGTCGAGCTCTCGCCCGACGAGGACGCCGAGTACGCCGACGAGGTCGTCATCGACCTCTCCGAGATCGAACCGCTCGTCGCGAAGCCCTCGATGCCGGACAACGTCGTACCGGTCCGCGAGGTCGCCGGCGAGTCGGTCGAGCAGGTCATCGTCGGCTCCTGTACGAACGGCGGCTACGAGGACATCCTCCCGGCCGCGAAGATGCTGGAGGGCCGCGAGGTCGACATGAAGACCGAGATGATCGTCGCGCCCGGCTCCAAGCAGGCCTCGGAGATCCTCTCCCGTCAGGGCTGGACCGCCGAGATGATGGCGGCCGGCGTCAACTTCTCGGAGGCGACCTGCGGTGCCTGTATCGGCATCGGCCACGTCCCCTCCTCGGACTCCGTGTCCGTGCGGACGTTCAACCGCAACTTCGAGGGCCGCTCGGGCATCGAGGACGACTCCGTCTTCCTCGCCTCGCCGGAGGTCGCCGCCGCCGCGGCGATCAAGGGCGAACTCGTCGACCCCCGAGACCTCGCCGACGAACTCGGCGACCTCGAGGCCCCCGGCGTCGAGCTCCCCGAGAAGTACGACGGCTCGAAGACCGACATCATCGAGCCCGAGGAGGCCGTCGACGACGGTCTCGTCAAGGGCCCGAACATCGGCTCCGCGCCGATCGGCGAGCCGCTTGAGGCCGACATCGAGGGTGAGGTGCTCCTGAAGATGGAGGACAACATCACGACGGACCACATCATCCCGGCCACCTCTGACATCCTCAAGTACCGCTCGAACATCGAGAAGCTCTCGGAGTTCACGCTCTCGCGCGTCGACGACACGTTCGCACAGCGCGCGCTCGACGCCGACGGCGGCGTCCTCGTCGCGGGCGAGAACTACGGCCAGGGCTCCTCCCGGGAGCACGCGGCGATGTGCCCGCAGTACCTCGGCATCGAGGCCGTCCTCGCGCAGTCGTTCGCCCGCATCCACAAGGCGAACCTGTTCAACTTCGGGATCGTCCCGCTGGCGATCGACGAGGAGACCTACGAGCGGATCGACCAGGGCGACGACGTCGAGATCGTCACCGACGTCGCCGAGGCCGTCGCTGCCGGCGAGACCGAGTTCACCATCCGCGTGAACGGCGACTGGGAGGCCACCGCCGAACTCGACGCCTCCGAGCGCGAGCGCGGCATCCTCGAAGCCGGCGGCAAGCTCCGACTCACGAAGGAGCAGTACGCCGACGAGGGAAGCAGCGGCGCGACGCCCGCGGACGACTGA
- a CDS encoding deoxyuridine 5'-triphosphate nucleotidohydrolase, whose translation MFRSGQFVASQIESVSDEQIQPNGVDLTLGDVLEQTEPGRVGVDGKTVGAREPVDADADVFDLDRGGYILQYAETISVPEDHVGFLYPRSTLMRNSCMLNTAVWDAGYEGRGEGLLQVHHPIRLERGARVAQLVLAEASHDDVYDGTYQGERTDR comes from the coding sequence ATGTTCCGCTCCGGCCAGTTCGTCGCCTCGCAGATCGAGTCGGTCTCCGACGAGCAGATCCAGCCGAACGGCGTCGACCTCACGCTCGGCGACGTCCTCGAACAGACCGAACCCGGCCGCGTCGGGGTCGACGGCAAGACCGTCGGCGCCCGTGAGCCCGTAGATGCCGACGCGGACGTCTTCGACCTCGACCGCGGGGGCTACATCCTCCAGTACGCGGAGACGATTTCCGTCCCCGAGGATCACGTCGGGTTCCTCTACCCGCGCTCGACCCTGATGCGGAACTCGTGTATGCTCAACACGGCCGTCTGGGACGCCGGCTACGAGGGCAGAGGAGAGGGGCTCCTGCAGGTGCACCACCCGATCAGACTCGAACGCGGCGCGCGCGTCGCCCAGCTCGTGCTGGCGGAAGCGTCCCACGACGACGTCTACGACGGGACCTACCAGGGCGAGCGAACCGATCGGTAG
- the pan2 gene encoding proteasome-activating nucleotidase Pan2 gives MSRSPSLPDRPRLDLDPEMSDAERLAAIRQHYERLLNVNDELDERLSSATDRQEELREEVEQLKRRNETLKTSSLYLATVEELTDDGIVIKQHGNNQEVLTEASPHLDSELEAGDRVAINDSFAIQQLLDDETDSRAQAMEIEASPAVSYEDIGGIDEQVREVREAVEDPLTNPEMFEKVGIQPPSGVLLYGPPGTGKTMLAKAVANETDATFIKMAGSELVRKFIGEGSRLVRDLFDLAAEREPAVIFIDEIDAVAAKRTDSKTSGDAEVQRTMMQLLSEMDGFDDRGDVRIMAATNRFDMLDEAILRPGRFDRLIEVPKPAPEGREQILEIHTRDMNVAADVDFADLAEQLEDYSGAEIAALATEAGMFAIRDDRTEVRRQDFDDAYEKVEDAEEQTTIPGPTTYQY, from the coding sequence ATGTCCCGTAGTCCGTCCCTTCCAGATCGTCCGCGTCTGGACCTCGACCCGGAAATGTCGGACGCCGAACGCCTCGCGGCGATCCGCCAGCACTACGAACGGCTCCTCAACGTCAACGACGAACTCGACGAACGGCTCTCTTCGGCGACCGACCGCCAGGAGGAGCTGCGCGAGGAGGTCGAACAGCTGAAACGTCGCAACGAGACGCTGAAGACCTCCTCGCTGTACCTCGCGACGGTCGAGGAGCTGACCGACGACGGCATCGTCATCAAACAGCACGGCAACAACCAGGAGGTGCTGACCGAGGCGTCGCCGCACCTCGACAGCGAACTCGAAGCGGGCGATCGAGTCGCCATCAACGACTCCTTCGCCATCCAGCAACTGCTGGACGACGAGACCGACTCCCGCGCGCAGGCGATGGAGATCGAGGCCTCGCCGGCGGTCTCCTACGAGGACATCGGCGGCATCGACGAACAGGTCCGGGAGGTCCGCGAGGCCGTCGAGGACCCGCTCACGAACCCGGAGATGTTCGAGAAGGTGGGGATCCAGCCGCCGTCGGGCGTCCTCCTGTATGGGCCCCCGGGGACGGGCAAGACGATGCTCGCGAAGGCCGTCGCCAACGAGACCGACGCTACCTTCATCAAGATGGCCGGCTCCGAGCTGGTGCGGAAGTTCATCGGCGAGGGCTCGCGGCTCGTCCGCGACCTCTTCGACCTCGCCGCCGAGCGCGAGCCCGCGGTGATCTTCATCGACGAGATTGACGCCGTCGCCGCCAAGCGGACGGACTCGAAGACCTCCGGCGACGCCGAGGTCCAGCGGACGATGATGCAGCTCCTCTCGGAGATGGACGGCTTCGACGACCGCGGTGACGTCCGTATCATGGCCGCGACGAACCGCTTCGACATGCTCGACGAGGCGATCCTCCGCCCCGGCCGCTTCGACCGCCTCATCGAGGTCCCCAAGCCCGCTCCGGAGGGTCGCGAACAGATCCTCGAGATCCACACCCGCGACATGAACGTCGCCGCCGACGTCGACTTCGCGGACCTCGCCGAGCAGCTGGAGGACTACTCCGGCGCGGAGATCGCCGCGCTGGCCACCGAGGCCGGGATGTTCGCCATCCGCGACGACCGCACCGAGGTCCGCAGGCAGGACTTCGACGACGCCTACGAGAAGGTCGAGGACGCCGAAGAGCAGACGACGATTCCCGGGCCGACGACCTACCAGTACTGA
- a CDS encoding pyruvoyl-dependent arginine decarboxylase: MSTIRIVRGVGDAPTKMASYDAALADANVHNYNLVTVSSVIPAGATVEDVGTAPDLGPAGDRLTVVEARATTGGVGTVSAALGWTVGPGPGLFYEASGEDPGAVRRSVEVGLAAGRDLREWVFDDEHVTVTTAEADGEGYTTAVELAVYGESEPIF, from the coding sequence ATGAGCACGATTCGGATCGTCCGCGGCGTCGGCGACGCGCCGACGAAGATGGCCTCCTACGACGCGGCGCTCGCCGACGCGAACGTCCACAACTACAACCTGGTTACGGTCTCGTCGGTGATCCCCGCCGGCGCGACCGTCGAGGACGTCGGCACCGCTCCCGATCTCGGTCCGGCCGGGGACCGCCTCACGGTCGTCGAGGCGCGGGCGACGACCGGCGGCGTCGGCACCGTTTCGGCCGCCCTCGGTTGGACGGTCGGACCGGGGCCGGGGCTGTTCTACGAGGCCTCCGGCGAGGACCCCGGCGCGGTGCGGCGAAGCGTCGAGGTCGGTCTCGCCGCCGGCCGCGACCTCCGCGAGTGGGTCTTCGACGACGAGCACGTCACGGTCACGACGGCGGAGGCCGACGGCGAGGGGTACACGACCGCGGTCGAACTCGCCGTCTACGGCGAGAGCGAACCGATCTTTTGA
- a CDS encoding DUF5811 family protein, which yields MNGNNPYAGAPGVVDAGRPEDIDLSAAQVRELRTAVAGIVSRTQTYLPEGYAVGSELSYGANGPQATVAVRPPAGRPVSAGFTPDEEDLESGLTDEDRDEVARGLAASAALQVMNTVGDGLTPTAR from the coding sequence ATGAACGGAAACAACCCGTACGCGGGCGCACCCGGCGTCGTCGATGCCGGCCGTCCCGAGGACATCGATCTCTCGGCGGCACAGGTACGAGAACTCCGTACTGCCGTTGCCGGTATCGTCTCTCGGACGCAGACGTACCTGCCGGAGGGGTACGCCGTCGGCTCGGAACTCTCCTACGGGGCCAACGGCCCGCAGGCGACCGTCGCGGTCCGTCCGCCGGCCGGCCGCCCGGTCAGCGCCGGGTTCACGCCGGACGAGGAGGACCTCGAATCGGGGCTCACCGACGAGGACCGCGACGAGGTGGCCCGCGGCCTCGCCGCGAGCGCGGCGCTCCAGGTGATGAACACCGTCGGCGACGGTCTCACGCCGACCGCGCGGTAA
- a CDS encoding alpha/beta fold hydrolase — protein MSPHGSPNAPLPDVPSAERAFREVGDVTLHVVAAGDPADPLVVLLHGFPEFWYEWRAHVEHLVDAGYRVLVPDQRGYNRSDKPSGLDAYRMGRLSADVVDLVESEERETAHVVGHDWGAAVAWDAALRHPGTVDRLGIINVPHPTVFERFLKTKPRQMAKSWYMFYFQLPKLPEWNASRNGYEFVTSAMREGARPGTFSETDFERYRAAWAEEGALTAMIDWYRALFRRRDDPPRERVAAPTLVLWGENDQALVPEMASESVTYCEDGRLERFPEATHWLPHEEPDRVSDLLVEHLDG, from the coding sequence ATGAGTCCACACGGCTCGCCGAACGCGCCCCTCCCGGACGTCCCCTCGGCCGAACGGGCGTTCCGCGAGGTGGGCGACGTCACGCTGCACGTCGTCGCCGCGGGCGACCCCGCGGACCCGCTGGTCGTCCTCCTGCACGGCTTTCCGGAGTTCTGGTACGAGTGGCGCGCTCACGTCGAACACCTCGTCGACGCGGGCTACCGCGTGCTCGTGCCGGACCAGCGCGGCTACAACCGCAGCGACAAGCCCTCGGGGCTCGACGCCTACCGGATGGGCCGCCTCTCGGCGGACGTCGTCGACCTCGTCGAGAGCGAGGAACGCGAGACGGCGCACGTCGTCGGCCACGACTGGGGAGCCGCCGTCGCGTGGGACGCCGCGCTCCGGCATCCGGGGACGGTCGACCGACTGGGCATCATCAACGTCCCGCATCCGACGGTCTTCGAGCGGTTCCTCAAAACGAAGCCCAGACAGATGGCAAAAAGCTGGTACATGTTCTACTTCCAGCTACCGAAACTGCCCGAGTGGAACGCGAGCCGCAACGGCTACGAGTTCGTGACGTCCGCGATGCGAGAGGGGGCCCGTCCGGGGACGTTCTCGGAGACGGACTTCGAGCGGTACCGCGCCGCGTGGGCCGAGGAGGGCGCGCTCACGGCGATGATCGACTGGTACCGGGCGCTCTTCCGCCGGCGCGACGACCCGCCGCGCGAGCGCGTCGCGGCGCCGACGCTGGTGCTGTGGGGCGAGAACGACCAGGCGCTCGTCCCCGAGATGGCCTCCGAGAGCGTCACGTACTGCGAGGACGGTCGACTCGAACGGTTCCCCGAGGCCACCCACTGGCTCCCGCACGAGGAACCCGACCGCGTTTCGGACCTGCTGGTCGAGCATCTCGACGGCTGA